The genomic stretch TTTGTTTGATATTTCTCATGTTTTGGAACCTTCTTATACATAACATCGCATAATGTATATTATGTAAAGCTAAATACATAACCAGATGCACATTTACGAGCAATCACTCTACTTGATTAAGCCCAGCCCCCACCGCCTTATGTTCGACTCAATTCTCTCCGCAGCAAAATCGCCTTGAGTATTTATTTATTATGTAACTTACTTAGGCGTGCACATAAATCTTGTATGTGTTCAGGGGTTTCAAATAAATCGTGCAGATGTCGCTGCTCCAACTCAAGCAGGCGTGATTGCAGCGCTGAGATCAAAACATGAACGTCGGTACGATCTAGTTCCATGGCTTCAATGCCATAGAGTTTTTTTCTTCGACGATATGCCGCCTGCTTTTGTGCAGGGGTCATTGCTTTGCCCGTCTTTGGCCTGCCCCGTTTTTTTGGGAATGGCAGCAGATCTAGCGTGTGATTGTCTTCGAGTTGACGGGCCATGACGTGTGTGAAATTTGAAGCGGGCGGCATTTTAACAAAATTTGCGTAACAGTGTCTAAATACCCACGGCACCGCCCAAGCCAAAACAAGGTAAAATCTGGCACCTTTGACCCAAACGAACCAATTGATGACCGCGATTGATTTTGCCGCCTTGCAACTGCAGCGCTACCCAAGTAAACACGCCAAAGAATTACGCGCATGGGATGCCGCTGATGAATATTTGAGTGAGTTTTTGCCTGAAAATGACTCGGTTATTCTGTTAAATGATGCATTTGGCGCTCTGCATTGCGCAGCCGAAGCAAAGAATTCAGCAGAGATTTGGCACATCAATGACTCATGGTGTGCACGCAAAGCAATTGGTCAAAACTTGCAGTCCATTCAGTATCAGGATTTTGCCGGCCAATCAGCTTCGCTCGGTCTAGTTAAAATTCCAAAATCCATTTCACTGCTGCAAGCTCAAATGCTATCGCTGGCCAGTCAGATCACTACACCCATAACGTTATATTGTTCTGGCATGCAAAAGCACGTTAGCAATGGTCATCTTGATGTATTCAAAGCGTGTTGCGACGGAGTTGAATATCTCCCCACGAGCAAAAAGGCGCGCATGTATCGTGCCCTGCTAGCGCCGCAAAATAATCCAACCAATCTGCAAACCGTACCCGTACCAGAGTTAGGCATAGAACTTAAGAATATTGCTGGCGTGTTTGCCGAGCAAAAGATTGATATTGGTTCACGCTTTTTTATTGAGCATTTTCATTTGCTCCCCAAAGCCAGTAAGGTCGCAGATGTGGGTTGTGGCAATGGCTTACTCTCCTTAGCCTATCATCGCCTTCATCCTGACGCACAATTGTTTTTATATGACGAATCAATGGCTGCCGTGCAATCGGCGCAACTGAGCTTTGCGCACAATTTCCCCCAAGCTACCGTAACTATCCAGCACAACGATGGCCTATTGGATGTCAAAGAGCAATTTGAGCTGATTTTAATTAACCCGCCGTTTCATCAGCAAAATACCGTCACCACCGATATTGCCCTTAGCATGTTTGAACAAGCCAGCCACTCTCTAGTCCCTGGCGGCGCAGTTTGGATTGTTGCAAATCGCCATTTGGATTATTGGCAAGCACTACGGCGACGTTTTGCACGTGTCGATACGGTGGCGCAAAACGATAAATTTGTGATTTTACGTGCTAGTTTGCTTTAATATATTCGTGACAAGTCTCTAAATAATCGCAAAAATGGAAGATCAAACACCTAAACGCCGTGGGCGCCCTGCCCTGGGCTCAACTGCAATGTCGGTCGCCGAGCGCAAACGGCGTTCTCGCGCCTTGCAAGTCACCCGCGCCACCAAGGACCACAACGCGCGATTGCCCAAAGCCCTGTCGGTCGAAATCGACGCCAGCTTGCATCAACGCTTTCGTGATTACTGCCAGCAGCATGAATTAACACAAGCGCAGGGCTTGGAGCAATTGATCGCCAAACTTTGTAGTTAGGGGTATTTGCCTGTAGCTCTTATTTGAATTGATCCAAAAACACATACCCATTGTTTTTATTGACCAAATACTAGAGCGGGAAAGCCTGCTTCGATGTCTTCTTTGGTATTTAAGGTGCGAATCTGTTGAAACAGCACATCGGCTTCCGGGTAGTGGCGGCGCAGGTAATTCAGCCATTGCTTTAGGCGTCCGGCCTGATATTTTGGATAGCAATGCAGTAAAACCTGCTGCCAGAATACGACGAACAGTGGCGTTAATTCATCCCATGTAAGTTTTTTGCCGGTTTTAGCCTCGAGCGCCAAGCCGGGATTCGAAACAATGCCCCGCCCCAGCATAATGTCGTCGCAGTTTGAAATCTCGCGACAGCGATTAAACTCCTCCACCGTCCAAATTTCGCCATTGGCGACTACATTAAATTTCACGTTTTCTTTGATCGTCGCAATCCACTCCCAGTACGCTGGTGGTTTATAGCCATCCGTTTTTGTTCGCGCATGCACTACCACTTCGGCTGCACCAGCCGCTTCAATCGCCTGTGCACAAGCAATCGCGGGTGAGGTGTCGGTGTAGCCTAGGCGCATTTTGGCGGTAACCGGAATATGCGCAGGAACAGC from Chitinibacter sp. SCUT-21 encodes the following:
- a CDS encoding methyltransferase, with amino-acid sequence MTAIDFAALQLQRYPSKHAKELRAWDAADEYLSEFLPENDSVILLNDAFGALHCAAEAKNSAEIWHINDSWCARKAIGQNLQSIQYQDFAGQSASLGLVKIPKSISLLQAQMLSLASQITTPITLYCSGMQKHVSNGHLDVFKACCDGVEYLPTSKKARMYRALLAPQNNPTNLQTVPVPELGIELKNIAGVFAEQKIDIGSRFFIEHFHLLPKASKVADVGCGNGLLSLAYHRLHPDAQLFLYDESMAAVQSAQLSFAHNFPQATVTIQHNDGLLDVKEQFELILINPPFHQQNTVTTDIALSMFEQASHSLVPGGAVWIVANRHLDYWQALRRRFARVDTVAQNDKFVILRASLL
- a CDS encoding tRNA-dihydrouridine synthase produces the protein MRILLAPMEGLLDCVLRDVITRAGGIDLCVTEFIRVTSTLLPSRTFERIAPEILTESKTATGVPVRVQLLGSDPVCLAENAARLATFNPNGIDLNFGCPAKTVNRHRGGAVLLQEPELIYQIVKAVRDAVPAHIPVTAKMRLGYTDTSPAIACAQAIEAAGAAEVVVHARTKTDGYKPPAYWEWIATIKENVKFNVVANGEIWTVEEFNRCREISNCDDIMLGRGIVSNPGLALEAKTGKKLTWDELTPLFVVFWQQVLLHCYPKYQAGRLKQWLNYLRRHYPEADVLFQQIRTLNTKEDIEAGFPALVFGQ